The Vigna unguiculata cultivar IT97K-499-35 chromosome 1, ASM411807v1, whole genome shotgun sequence nucleotide sequence TATTTGCACTTGCCTCTGATTCAAACAAGGATTTTGGCAATGagttcatttttttcaattattgttttgataataTAATGTAATGTTCCTGATTGAGGGGATGCTTAAGCTGAAAGTGATGTGATTTTAGTATTGtcctttatattatatttcaaattgacTTGGCATGTGTGCAGGAATCACTGAGCCAATTAAATCTGGGATTAGAGATCCAAGACTGGGAGTTGGTAAGCAAGAAGAAGATGATTTCTTTACTGCAGAAGAAAATATCCAGAGAAAAAAACTTGATGTTGAGTTGGAGGAGACAGAAGAACATGTGAAGAAGCGGGAGGTATGATTTATCACTCCTTAGTAGTTGGTCTTAGTGCAAAACCCACATAGTAGTATCGAGTTGATGTTTATATTTTCTCAAACCTGCACCCCTCATAGCAGAAGGCTGCATATAGCATATATGCATGTCTTTTGACCGGATTGGTATGTCATAAGGAACCATCAAGTTTGGAAGGTCTTGAGAATTTCCTGCAGTTTTTATTACCTGGTGGCTTCTTCTGCCTGCTTCGTGCACATTATGAAAATTCAGGTGTTAGCTGAACGTGAGCAAAAAATTCAAACTGAAGTGAAAGAAATCCGAAAGGTGTTTTATTGTGATCTCTGCAACAAGCAATACAAATTAGCTATGGAATTTGAAGCACACTTGAGCTCTTATGATCACAATCACAGAAAGGTAAACAATTTGACTAACTGTAACTTGGCTCTgcttttgttaatttgatttccaaattgactttttttttttctcgtaaTCCTAAATCCTTGATGTTAACTACAGCGATTCAAACAAATGAAGGAAATGCATGGTGGTAGTAGTCGAGATGATAGGCAAAAGCGAGAACAACAGCGTCAAGAGAGAGAAATGGCAAAGTTTGCTCAAATGTACCCATTTGCTCATATgtccatttatttttattcacttCTTCCCTTTTTGTTTTGATCATGGGTGGGTGGGTGGCTAGGGGACAATAGTCTAATTTTTATCGACTTTCTTTCATGTCATTTGGTTTTCGGTTTCCTTAATGTCTATCAGTGCTGATGCTCAAAAGCAGCAACGGCTTCAACTGCAACAAGAGTCTGGATCAGGAACAGTGTCCTCCGAATCTAGAACTGCTACTGCACTTACAGATCAGGAGCAGAGAAATACTTTGAAATTTGGGTTTTCATCTAAAGGCAGTGCTTCCAAGGTATGTCCAGCTGGTGTCTAGGgtatgaaaagaaaacaaaaattgtccATAGTACTTGGGAATTTGCAGTGCTTGCTGTTTTTATACATCTCAATGTCAAATTCTTGATACTGTTTTGTTCCGATTCAAGTCTTGCATACTTTCAACCCTGACAATCCATTTAGTGTTCCTTTTGCATGCtaataatatcattttcttttcgAAAATGCTTGGCAGATAACATTTGGTACCATGAAACAAAATGTTGCAAAGAAGCAAAGTGCCCCGATCTCCTCTATATTTAGTAATGATAGCGATGAAGAATAAAGGAACATTACTCATGCAGTGGCGTATCAGTATGTTGTGACATTTATCTGGTTTGGTTTGCATTAGATGTTTTATTAAACATTTGCCACCATCCTCAGTTCAAGAGGAAGAAAACATTTGGAATTTCACGATAATTTGGTAGACCAGAAATGTTATCTGTTTATCTGTGTGACAATATTATGTAaggattttatattttttacgtGGGTACAATAGTTATGTTAGTTTCCGTAGTTCCATTGATTCTTGAATCAAGATTTTAGGCCACGGCCAACAACTTGGATGTGTAGTTTCCAATATGTTGCAGATGAAAATTTATTAGGTTGTCGTTGCTACTGATGACATAAAACAGTAAAACAAACAACCTTTCGTTAGCTTGAAGCTGAATGCTGTGAATTTGTGATTACAAAGCTTTTGGTTAGATGCAGTGATGTACTATTCTCAGAACTCATTGACGAAATGAAGAGAACTTTGAAGAAAGTTTAGGTTGTGGGAGCTTATATTTGTTAGACGTCGTTTGCTACAAGGCTTGTGCATTTACTTTCACGCGCGGAGGCATTATTCATTTTTCCTCGATAATTTAATTGTTCCACTTGTTCATTATGAATATATAAGTTTATGggaataaaaaatgaagttgtTAAAATAGGTGATGTTGAGTACCCAATTTTTTATACAATCATCTTACAagtctatttttattattgaataatttagtttatatttcagtttaatattttaatatcacaAGATAGTCGTCATATGGTTGTTAAAAAGATTTAGTAGATGTATCTTTTTCCCTGTTTGATTTGCTCATCAATTcgtatcttttaaaatttaaacctgttagatattaaaaaattggatTTGGATACTCTCTTATTTGCTGTCAGCGGAAAAACACTATTTAGGAAATTCTAATCATTTATTGTGTTCATTTATTAAATCTAAGCGTTGCAATAAAAGTTACTAAAACCGTAAGAGTAATGAGAAACAACCATTTAAcgaattagtccatttttatttcaacattatatatagtaaaaaacattattagaCAAAATATCCTGTCAGTGATAATGAAGATAAGATCTAAATCCTGAAAAGttagatatatatttaaaagttaaatttcaacattaaataattaaaaaataaatattgaaactttatatcaataaaaatataaaaatacaggtagaaaagagaaggaaaggaatggaaagagaaaaagatTTGGGAAAAAAAATGGGAGTGAAGAGAAGTAGATACATGAAAACAAACTTCACATAGGTGAAAgaacaaaaaagtataaaaaatatttttaaatttctaatcTGATAGACATTTTAAAAcgtataaaagaaataaataaaccaCCTTAAAACTATGTctaaacacaacataaaaaaGCAGTCGAGAAAATTTATAGTGATAATCCACAGGCACTGGTTGTGGGAAAGCATGATGAAGTTTGGCATGAGTATGGCCCAACACTTCCAACTGTAAATTTATTCCTACGTCTTAAAACGATAAAAAAAAGTCCGTGATTCCATAAACAGCTACAGATGTTACAACAACTTATTTACATTACACTAAAGGCTACTGAAATGATTTCAAACACATCTTTCAGAACCATGATTACTCA carries:
- the LOC114192201 gene encoding G patch domain-containing protein 8 isoform X1; this translates as MDYRWTNGRQDTGGRDRRQSKKEQAYHDSLVEDLSDDFRLPINHRPTENVDLDNVEQASLDTQLTSSNIGFKLLQKMGWKGKGLGKDEQGITEPIKSGIRDPRLGVGKQEEDDFFTAEENIQRKKLDVELEETEEHVKKREVLAEREQKIQTEVKEIRKVFYCDLCNKQYKLAMEFEAHLSSYDHNHRKRFKQMKEMHGGSSRDDRQKREQQRQEREMAKFAQIADAQKQQRLQLQQESGSGTVSSESRTATALTDQEQRNTLKFGFSSKGSASKITFGTMKQNVAKKQSAPISSIFSNDSDEE
- the LOC114192201 gene encoding G patch domain-containing protein 8 isoform X2 — protein: MDYRWTNGRQDTGGRDRRQSKKEQAYHDSLVEDLSDDFRLPINHRPTENVDLDNVEQASLDTQLTSSNIGFKLLQKMGWKGKGLGKDEQGITEPIKSGIRDPRLGVGKQEEDDFFTAEENIQRKKLDVELEETEEHVKKREVLAEREQKIQTEVKEIRKVFYCDLCNKQYKLAMEFEAHLSSYDHNHRKRFKQMKEMHGGSSRDDRQKREQQRQEREMAKFAQIADAQKQQRLQLQQESGSGTVSSESRTATALTDQEQRNTLKFGFSSKDNIWYHETKCCKEAKCPDLLYI